The window CTGTCGAATCGCGACAGCCGGATGCCGTCGGCGTCCGGCAGGGTGTGGAAGACGAGCCGGCCGCGGTCCTGCAGGATGCGCAGTGCCTGGCCTACCGAACTGTCGGCGCAGTCTTGTGCGATGCCCGGGTCGGGGTCTCCGTCGGGAAGGTACGCCACGAGGGAGGCGCGGACGAGACCGCCGTGCAGCACAGGCAGTTTGGCCGCCAACTGGCCCAGGAATTCGCCGATGGGCACCTGTCCGGCAGGCAGCTCGTCCAAGACGTCGTTGATCGCCACGACGGGGAGGGGCACAAATCCCGATCTGGCCTGTACGAGCGAGGGCGCCGCGAGGCCAAGTGCCTGTCCCCATCGGGCGACGGGACCCCAGCGGGTGTCGTTGGTAATGGCCCAGGTGTCATTGTCCGGGTCCGGGAACTGCGCGTGCTGGAGGGCCTGAACGCCGCTGGTCCACGATAGGGGACGCCCGAGCGCATCCTGCGCAAGGAACCACGACATCGCTCTCAGCAGATCACGCGCCCCGCCGGTGAGGCTCTCTCCCGGGCCGGTCTGCCACGGGTCACCGTCACGGTCTAGATCGAGGGCATGCTTTTGAAGTGCCCGGCGGAACGCTACCGGCGACAGGGTGCCTCCCCTGGCAGCGACGGTGTCGCTCACGGTGATCACACCGGCCGTGTCGCTGCAGAGCATCCCGATCGCCCGGAAGGTGTACAGGGTGTCCGCGACACCTTCAGCGGAGGAGATGGCCTCGTTCAGGCCTGGCGGTCTGAACGCCTCGATCAACTCTTCCTCGGTCCAGGCCCGTCGAGATCCGGTTCGGGATCCGGTGAGGAAGTTGATGATGGAGCGGCCAAGCGCCGGAAGGCTTCGCGGTGGGTTCAGAACAGCCATCAGAGTCTCCTGAGGAAGTCATCAATGGCCCAGTGAGGGCTGCGGATGCTCTTGACGAGGGCATCTGGGTAGGCCGGGTCGGGCATGTCTTCCGGGACAACCACGACACGCAGCGGTCCGCTGGTGGGGGCGAGCCATGAGAGGGGCGGCGTCTGCCCGTGGTCCATCAGGATCAGACTCGGCACCGAGAGGCGCGCAGGTACCTCGCCGGTGCGCAGGGGGTCCACGACGACCAGGCCCTCGTCGGCGAACCGCGAGGCCGTACGGATGGCCGGGAGCCCAAGCAGCGCGGCGGGGACGACGATGCCGCGTACGCCGTTGGTGACGCATGACTGGATGAGGTTGCTCAGGGCATTTCTGAGACGTCCGCTGGGGTAGGTGACCACAATGCTGCGGTGGCCGGCGGCCAGGTTCGCCAGGGCTGCGCTGGGGCTTCTGCCGAGATCGGGCATGAGCGCTTCTCCGACGAGCGGACGCGCGGTGTGCAAGGTGCGCTGGTGCACGTGCCCCTCTGCCGGGCATCCGGAGCACGCAGGCGCCACGTTCTGGCTGGCCCTCATCGTGCCTATGCCCGTGTAGGTGTACTCCTCGCTCAGTACGCGTCCCCAGCATTCTCTTCTTGCCAGCAGGCGGGTGATGCGCGCCGTTGAGGCGGCTTCGGCGTTTTTGATCTCCGTGCGGGTCCGCTGCAGGGCAGCCTCGAGGGTCTCCTGGTCCAGGTTGGCCACGTGCGGTCTGAGACGTACCGGAACGTGGCTTACGAAGGCAGCCCATTCCTTGTTGAACCGTGCTTGCCACGCCTGCTCGGGCTCGCCGGGTATGCGTTCGACCACCGGGGGGTCCAGCCTCTCGATGATGATGAGGTTGGCGCGTTCCATGAGGACGAGCGTGTTGCGGTTCCACAGTTGGTTGGCGTCCGAGGGCTCTTCGCCGTGCTCGGGTACCACCGTGGTGTCCAGGACCAGACCGCTGCCCGCCTCCTTCGGGTGCGGGTCCTGATCCCGCATGGCTTGCCATCGGTTCCACGCCTTTACGTCCCCGATCACGGTCGCGTTTTCGACTTGCTGGCCTTCGGCCCTGTCAGGCACGGCGGGAAGCCAGACCGACAGCGCCGCGTGGCCGTCGCGTCCCGCGCGGCCGACTTCCTGGTAGAAGCGGTCGACCGAGGCAGGCACGCACGCATGCACCACGGTACGGACGTCGCTCTGGTCGACTCCCAGGCCAAAAGCGCTGGTGCCGACCACGATGTCGGTCGTGGTCGGCCCATCGTCGCCAGACCATCCGCGCATGATGCCAAGACGCTCGGCAGAACCGAGGCCTCCGTGGAAGACGGCGGTGCGTGCAAACCCGGCAGCCCTCAGGCGCTCAGCGATGATCCTGGCGGGCTCCTTCTTGGTGGTGTAGATGATCGCCGGCCGCGGAAGGTGGTGCATCGCCTCGGTGAGACGGTCCATCCGGACGTCGGGGGAGGTGGTGGTGCCCAGGAGGTAGCGCAGTTCGGAGCGCAGGAAGGTCGATCCGACGAACAGTGACTCGGCGCTGCCAGCGAAGAGTCGGTCGTTGAGTCGGAGGCTGGTTGCCGACAGCGTTGCGGACAAGAGTGTGACGCGTGGCGGGGGGTGCCCGGCACCGGTGGCGAGTTCTCGCAGTTCGCCTACGAGTGAGGCGACGATCTGGAACTCTGGACGAAAGCTCAAGCCCCACAGGCGCACCAGGTGCGCCTCGTCGATGACCAGGCTGGTGAGTTGGCCGGATGCCGCAAGGGTGCGTAGCGTCGCGGTGAATCCTCGTACGAGGGCTTCGGGCGAGGTGAGAAGGATCCGCTGAGTTCCCTCGCACAGGCGTTCCTTGATGGCTGCGCGTTCCTCGCTGACGCGGTCACTGTGATAGGCCAATTCGCGAGGGAGCACGGACGTCGGGAATCGCTTGCGCAGGTGGCGTTCCTGGTCGAGCGCCAAGGCGACGGTGGGCAGCACCGCGACGGTGGTTCCGCGTGCACCAAGCAGCCCAGGGGCCAGGCCGACGAGAGATTTGCCCGTGCCGGTGGGCAGGACGACATGCAGGGTGGAGGCCGGATCGGCCAAGCAGGCGGTGCGAACTGCGCTGGCTTGGCTGCGTGAGCGGTAGTGGCCGATGTCGGGAGCGATCGCGTGCAGGGCTGGATCGACTGGCACCGGGCTGTTCGGGCGAGCGCTGGTCTCCACCGTCGTGTTGTCGGTGCCTACGAACGGCCCGGGGCTTGCGCAGGCGAGATCGATCCAGCGGGGGTCGCCATGGAGCCAGTCAGGCGTCCAGGCATCGCCGAGTCGCACGGTGTGCCGTGTGGCGCCGAACCGTTCGACACGCAGGTGCGCTCGATCGAGCGCCTGCAGTTCGATTCCGCGTTCGTGGAGGTTGATCTCCAGTTCGTGGTGGCGCTGGCCCGTCACGCCCGCCTGATGGCGAAGCATCTGAGCCAGGAGAGCGGCAATGTCGCCACTGAGGGCGGGCCCGGCAAGGCTGGAGCACCAGGCATCGGCGAAGCGCCGGTGGGGGCCGGTGAGCTGATCTGCCGATGCCTTCTTTCCCAGAACGATGCGCTGGACGATGTCGAGTTGAGCGGTCACGCGCAACCGTCCTGCTCCAGGCTGCGGCCCGAGACCACGACTACACCGGTGCTGTCCAGGCGGAGCGACGGTGTCTGGAGGGCTGTCATGAGCGTTTGGCCCGCCAGCGCTTCCGTTTCCACTTCTTCCTCCAGTTCAGCGCGCTCGTTTCCCTCCGAGCGCGCGGCACGCAGTCTCAACTGCCGCAGTCGGGTGGCGATGTCGGTCTCGGCCAGGGCCAGGGCTCGGGTGCGGGTCGCCTCTACGGCGTCGTCGCTGTGGACCAGGCGCTGGGCACAGTGTTCAGCAGCTCGCCAGCGCGGCGCCCATTGGTCGGCCGGGATGAATGCGTACGCGTGTTTGATGCGCTCTGAGTTGAGTGCGTAGTCGCCTCCGGGCTCTGCGGGCGTCGGCTTGGCATAGCGTGCCTGCAGGGCGTCGAGGTGGCGCCCGTCGGTGATGGGTGTGCCATCTGCGTCGGTCCACACGGTCGCAATGAGCGGCGGAAAGAGCGCGTCGGCGCGGCGTCGCAGCGACGGCAAGTCCACCAGGTCGCTGGTCCAGGCTGCAGCAAGTTGGTCGAGAAGGTCGCTTTCCGGGCTGGCCTGCAGCGGCTGCGCTTCGATGGCGTAGTCGAAGCGGTAGGCAAGGCGCTCTGCGTAGGGCCAGGTGGGGATCCACCGCCACATGCCGAAGGCTCTCCCCCGGTCGTCGTTCCACAGGAAGTCGGACACGGCATCGATGAACTGATCGCCGTAGCGGTAGAGGCGGACGTCTTCGTGCTCGACGGCCACTTTGCGCACGAAGGTGCCGCGGTGTCCTGCGAGCGGCACGAAGTCGCGCTGCAGTCGCGCTGCGGATACCAGCGGCATCTGGACGTGTCCAGATGCCAGCCGGCTGACGGGTTCGTAGCTGCCGATTGCATGGGCGGGGTCGCCTACAGGGGCGAACCGCAGGTTCCCGGCCGCCCGCCGCGAGGACAGCAGTGCATCGGTGACCTCGGCGAACGAGGCTGCCTGGCTCTCCGATGCCATTATCCGTCCGTACACCGAGCGCTCGTCAGCGGGTGCTTCGATGCTGTCCAGGGCGTCCTGTTCCTGTACGCGCTTGACCTCGTCCTCGAGCATGGTGCGGACCATGCGGATGGCGTCGGGTGCGGCATCGGCACCGTGCTCGAACAGCAGGTCCCAGGCGGCGTCTGTGGCGGCGTCCACCGCATGCTGCAGGCTGGCTATCGACGTGTCGAAGACGGCGAACCCTTCGCTGAGGATCTGCATCCACGCTGCGGCAAACGACTGCGGGTCGGTCGTCTCGGCCACCCAGTAAGAGCGCCAGGCGCCGCCTTCGCGACGGGCGTCCCAGCGGTCGCACCGGCCGATACGCTGCTCGAGGCGGTTTGCCCTGGGCGGCAGGCCCACGTGGATGAGGAGATCGGCGAACTGGAGGTTGCGTCCTTCTTCCGCTGAGTGGTCGGCAACGAGGACGGCTGCCGTCCGGCTCTGCTCGAAATCCCGCACTGCCTGCTCGGAGGCTGCGGGCGAGTCGCTCGCCAGGTGCTGGTAGACAGCCCCAGGAAGCACTTCCTTGAACGCGCCGGCCAACTCCCCTGCCAACTGCGGGGTCGGGCAGAAGACGACCACCCGCTCACGTGCTTTGAACAGGTAGGTCAGTGCATCGGCCAGCGGGCGTGCCATGTCACGGCGGCGGCTGACGAAACGCAGGTCACTCTCGATGCGGTCGAGCGCGTCCTGCTCGCCTGGCGTGGCGGCCACTCGGGATTGGGCCCACGCGCACAGGGCGTCCGGGTCCAAGGACAATGCCACGGCCGTCGCGAAGGCCGACGCTGCCTCGCGGCGGGCCTCCTCGTCGAACTCACAAGCAGCAAGGGCCTCCTGGCGCCAGTTGTCCAAAAGGGAGGCAAGGCCGGCAAAAGCGGACGAGGGAAGAACAACCTGCTGGGGGCGCAGACGCCCAGTGACCCGGTACGACTCGTGCAGCGCAGCGGTACGACGGGTGCGCAGCATCCGGCGGTGGACCCGATACACCTCGGACACATAGGTGCGCAGCGCGCCGATCGCAACGGCTAGCGCATGCCGGTCCGGTCCTGCAACTACCTGCCTGACCTCACCGATCAAGGCGGCGACTTCAGCGTCTTCAGGGAACGCGGCGCCGATCTCCGTGAGGCGCTTGTTCAGCAGCACGCCAGGAAAGTGGGGCTGCAGTCCAAGGAACAGCCGGCCCAGCGCGGAACGCGCCTCCATGCGCCGTCGCAGGTCCTCGGCCGTCGTGTCCCGGTACACGGCCGGGTCAAGCAGTTTGAGCATGGCCAGGAAGGCACATTCGTTGTGCAGCGCGGGCGTCGCCGACAGCAGCAACAAGCGCGGGCTGGCGGTGGCAACCTCGGCAAGGCGCGTGTAGCGGCTGGACAGTTCGGGCTGCTCGCTGTGCGCCAGGCGGGCCAGATGGTGCGCCTCATCGACCACGACGAGATCAGCCGGTACCCACGTGTCGGGTGCGTCGTCACGGGAGTACATGATGCGGGCGGCCGGGAAGTCACCGATGCGGAACTTGCCCGACAGTTCGCGGCGCCATTGCTCCACGAGGAACGGCGGGAGAATCAGTTGCACGGTGAGGTCGGGCTGGTCCAGCAGGAGTTCCCGCACGATGAGGCCGGCCTCGATCGTCTTGCCGAGACCGACCTCATCGGCAAGGAGGTAGCGCTGCACTGGGTCCTGCAGCACGCGCCACACGGTCTCGACCTGGTGCTCGTACAACTCGATACCGCTCGAGAGGGCGCCGCGCATGCTATGGGCCGCCGAACGCTGCGTCAGAGTGCTCTGCAGGAAGGGGCGCCGCATGTCGGCCAGCAGAGGCGATTCCAGCAGTCCGGCGCCAGCAAAGCCGACGGGGTCGGTCAGCGGCTGGTCCCAGCGGACGTACAGGTCCTCTTCGGCAATGTATCCCTCCCAGTTGCGCGCCCGCACGTGGATGTCCCGATGGGCTGTGGCCTCGATGACGCGCCCGGAGCGCCATGCGGCACCCGTGGGCCAGAACACCCGCGTCTCGGGTGCCAGCGTGAACCGCTTGAGCCCCTTCCTGGGGACGGTGTGACGACGGCGCTCGTCCGGAGGCTGTCCTGGGGTGTCGAAGTACTCGAGGATCAGGCCATC of the Streptomyces sp. NBC_00287 genome contains:
- the dpdF gene encoding protein DpdF; the protein is MTAQLDIVQRIVLGKKASADQLTGPHRRFADAWCSSLAGPALSGDIAALLAQMLRHQAGVTGQRHHELEINLHERGIELQALDRAHLRVERFGATRHTVRLGDAWTPDWLHGDPRWIDLACASPGPFVGTDNTTVETSARPNSPVPVDPALHAIAPDIGHYRSRSQASAVRTACLADPASTLHVVLPTGTGKSLVGLAPGLLGARGTTVAVLPTVALALDQERHLRKRFPTSVLPRELAYHSDRVSEERAAIKERLCEGTQRILLTSPEALVRGFTATLRTLAASGQLTSLVIDEAHLVRLWGLSFRPEFQIVASLVGELRELATGAGHPPPRVTLLSATLSATSLRLNDRLFAGSAESLFVGSTFLRSELRYLLGTTTSPDVRMDRLTEAMHHLPRPAIIYTTKKEPARIIAERLRAAGFARTAVFHGGLGSAERLGIMRGWSGDDGPTTTDIVVGTSAFGLGVDQSDVRTVVHACVPASVDRFYQEVGRAGRDGHAALSVWLPAVPDRAEGQQVENATVIGDVKAWNRWQAMRDQDPHPKEAGSGLVLDTTVVPEHGEEPSDANQLWNRNTLVLMERANLIIIERLDPPVVERIPGEPEQAWQARFNKEWAAFVSHVPVRLRPHVANLDQETLEAALQRTRTEIKNAEAASTARITRLLARRECWGRVLSEEYTYTGIGTMRASQNVAPACSGCPAEGHVHQRTLHTARPLVGEALMPDLGRSPSAALANLAAGHRSIVVTYPSGRLRNALSNLIQSCVTNGVRGIVVPAALLGLPAIRTASRFADEGLVVVDPLRTGEVPARLSVPSLILMDHGQTPPLSWLAPTSGPLRVVVVPEDMPDPAYPDALVKSIRSPHWAIDDFLRRL
- the dpdG gene encoding protein DpdG, whose protein sequence is MAVLNPPRSLPALGRSIINFLTGSRTGSRRAWTEEELIEAFRPPGLNEAISSAEGVADTLYTFRAIGMLCSDTAGVITVSDTVAARGGTLSPVAFRRALQKHALDLDRDGDPWQTGPGESLTGGARDLLRAMSWFLAQDALGRPLSWTSGVQALQHAQFPDPDNDTWAITNDTRWGPVARWGQALGLAAPSLVQARSGFVPLPVVAINDVLDELPAGQVPIGEFLGQLAAKLPVLHGGLVRASLVAYLPDGDPDPGIAQDCADSSVGQALRILQDRGRLVFHTLPDADGIRLSRFDSQRQTHVTLVQGGKR
- the dpdE gene encoding protein DpdE, producing MQFASRGPNAGNCFWGCSRFPQCRGSRTIDGGAGKAAPARSRTAKASRPARSSDTSRSLSLRRGDLLVSSANTLGAGKLVGKDGDGLILEYFDTPGQPPDERRRHTVPRKGLKRFTLAPETRVFWPTGAAWRSGRVIEATAHRDIHVRARNWEGYIAEEDLYVRWDQPLTDPVGFAGAGLLESPLLADMRRPFLQSTLTQRSAAHSMRGALSSGIELYEHQVETVWRVLQDPVQRYLLADEVGLGKTIEAGLIVRELLLDQPDLTVQLILPPFLVEQWRRELSGKFRIGDFPAARIMYSRDDAPDTWVPADLVVVDEAHHLARLAHSEQPELSSRYTRLAEVATASPRLLLLSATPALHNECAFLAMLKLLDPAVYRDTTAEDLRRRMEARSALGRLFLGLQPHFPGVLLNKRLTEIGAAFPEDAEVAALIGEVRQVVAGPDRHALAVAIGALRTYVSEVYRVHRRMLRTRRTAALHESYRVTGRLRPQQVVLPSSAFAGLASLLDNWRQEALAACEFDEEARREAASAFATAVALSLDPDALCAWAQSRVAATPGEQDALDRIESDLRFVSRRRDMARPLADALTYLFKARERVVVFCPTPQLAGELAGAFKEVLPGAVYQHLASDSPAASEQAVRDFEQSRTAAVLVADHSAEEGRNLQFADLLIHVGLPPRANRLEQRIGRCDRWDARREGGAWRSYWVAETTDPQSFAAAWMQILSEGFAVFDTSIASLQHAVDAATDAAWDLLFEHGADAAPDAIRMVRTMLEDEVKRVQEQDALDSIEAPADERSVYGRIMASESQAASFAEVTDALLSSRRAAGNLRFAPVGDPAHAIGSYEPVSRLASGHVQMPLVSAARLQRDFVPLAGHRGTFVRKVAVEHEDVRLYRYGDQFIDAVSDFLWNDDRGRAFGMWRWIPTWPYAERLAYRFDYAIEAQPLQASPESDLLDQLAAAWTSDLVDLPSLRRRADALFPPLIATVWTDADGTPITDGRHLDALQARYAKPTPAEPGGDYALNSERIKHAYAFIPADQWAPRWRAAEHCAQRLVHSDDAVEATRTRALALAETDIATRLRQLRLRAARSEGNERAELEEEVETEALAGQTLMTALQTPSLRLDSTGVVVVSGRSLEQDGCA